The Camelus dromedarius isolate mCamDro1 chromosome 23, mCamDro1.pat, whole genome shotgun sequence nucleotide sequence ctaaataaagaataaatatccAGGCAGACAGACAATATATTATTATCCTAATATGTGAAAAGCTCTTACAATCTGATAAGGAGAAAACATGCAATCCAATAGAAGAATGGACAAATAATATGAATAATCAATGCAGACAGGAGAAAATTTCTTgccaagaaataataaaaggatgCTTAAATTCACAGTTAGTTCAGGAAATGCAATTTAAAGTAACAATGAGATATCATATTCCACCTTGTCAGACAggcaaaaaatggaaaagagctACAGAAAAAAAGTATCATTATGTAACAATAAATGTTACATAAGATTACATTAGAATTTATTGCAGTAATTTATCtataaaaaaactttcaaaagggaaatttttgaaTATGTTATATTCATTCTATGTGATATGACATAGCTATCAGGAAGAATTGATGTGGTAGGATACAGCTATATCAAAAAGGCCACTGCTGAGAAATGTTAACAAAATGCTATTTTTGTAAAAAGGAGAATCCTTCCAAATTTCTATATTTCTATGAGCATAGAGAAAAGAGTGGAAATATGTCTATCAAATTACAAACATTATTTACCTGGGTCCAATGGGATTAGAGAGGAGAAGGAGATTATTAACTTTTGAAAGACATGTTTGTATTGTTtggcttttatttaatctttgaagtaaaaatatttctctaaaagaaataaattaccaGTATTACTAAGGTAAAACATATGATCATATAGGTATCTTGGAAGGGACTGTGTCAATATGTTAATGGTTATCTCTGAATAGTGGGGCTAAtggttaaattttgtttttaccaCCTAAAATCaattttgttgaggtataatgTAAAAACACTAAAATTCACTAATGGGTAAGTTCGTTTTCTACTGTACACTTTTCTGTATTTGTACATCACAAAAACGTATCATGGGATTCAAGACAATGATGATCACAGTTTTTGAATCTCACCAAATTCTCTCATAAAAACAGAACAActagaaagaaaaaccaaaatccCATCAACAGCATTTCCAACAATTATAAAACGATGTGACAAGGTATTCCCATGACACCCCAAAGCAGGGGAAACCCCAGGTGAGGGAAAACCACCTACAGCTAAAAGATGGGTGTGATGTCAGCCCTCCTGTGGGAGAGAGCAGAGTGGAACACCAGGGCCTCTGACACACCTGAGAGCAGCAGACCCCAAGAGAGCATTCACAGGAAAGCACAACAGGGTCCTTGGAAACAGCGGTTCAAACAGAGAAGGGCTTTGCCCAATCCAACAGCAGACAAATGCAAGGAGTGTATGGTGGGGTCTGAAGGAGCTGGAGTAGCCCAGGTCCCAGGAACTCTCCAACTGGCCAGCAAGGCTCCATCTAGGACAGAGCTCCAAACTGAGAAACTGCTGGAGGTAgaataaaacttaattaaaacAGGACAACAGATCCAAATGAAGAGAAGGTCTAGGTAAAAGTGGAGAAGGGCAACAAAGCTAGGCAATCTTGGAGAGCAAGCGGCCATGTTTTTTGAAACATTACACAAAAACAATAGCAGAGGGAGCTCTGTGAAGCTAGAAAAGCTATCCTGAGCCACGCCTCCTAAAAGTTCAGGAAAACAGATATTTCCAAAAGCAATGAGGGACAGAAAAGGATCGAGCGCAAATTCCATACAAAGTTATATTATAAACATAAAGAGAGTAAGAAGCAGAATAACATCCTTACTGACTGAAAGCAGACAGACAAGATAGACATGTCCACATGCAGGACAAATTGTAATCCACTACTTCAAAATGAGCTGAAAGATATTGtgaaaataatggaagaaataaacGAACAAGtcagattttgaaaaatacagctaTTACGTGACTAAATTCAGGaaagaattagaaatgaaagaaataaccttttcagaaatgaagactgAACTAGAAGGAATagaagagtaaataaatacactAGATAATGCctaaagagaaacagaaggtaaaaaaattaaattgaaaataaatgaagggatATTGAGAATGCATACTAAAAGctaaaatcaaggaaaaaaattaaaaaccattaCATATTGAAATAACACACTGCATATATACGATTATTAACTCAGAATGACCAACATAGTCAATATAGTCATGTTCTAATAAAATTATTGGActttaaggaagaaaattatttaatcaactaggcagaaagaacaagagacctataaaaggaaaaattatattgCTTTTAGACTATTTCACAGGAACAATTTATGTCAGAAGAAAATAGAGTAATATAACTAAGATatactcaagggaaaaaaaacgtGGGCTAATGGTTTTATATCCAGCAAAGCTGATTTGGAAGTTTGGAGGGCACACAAAACTGTTATTAGCATTCAATAACTAAGAGAATGTAGATTCCATGAGCCCTCCCTGAAGGATCCAGAAAAGAGCTTTACAAACAAAATTgcactagaaaagaaaaaaagctgactccagttagatctgtttctttgactTTAACTCTGTGCTGTTTCCCGTGCTGAGTCATGGTGATTCGGCACCTTTTgaaaaagaatgttgcctatagcctgaaatatacaggatagcccattctcaaggctctgacctttaagggtgtaacacttccCTGTTCATATAAAGATTAACAGTTGCAGAAtaggtaaatcaactatacttcaatttaaaaaattaaataaataaaaataattttctccttcaaaaaaaaaaaaaaaagctgcagaatagaaaataacatttatcttgttggaggtttgcaggaacACCACAACCTGACCTAAGTGGACAGctgaaagaacaaaggattccaacgccaagaagtttgcaacaagcaAACACACCCGTcctattttaagtataaaaggactctgaattctgacttgagggaGGATGGTTCTCCTGGAtgttggtctgccagctttccgaataaatttgttattccttgccccaacaccttgtctcccgatATACTGGCCTGTTGTGGGGCGAggagaacaagtttggacttggtaacaaaataATCAGAGCAACATTAAGGACTGGTGGTAAGCCATATATacatggcatatatatatatattacttgtAGGAGTaagaatacatatatttatatctgtatatcttctttttccaCTATCCCTTTCTTTTATGAACAATTCAAAAAGCCATTGGGTGTGACTAAGCAAGGTAGGCAACTGTGTGAAGTAGAGAGCTAAATCTGGAataatctgagcatcaaaattaatgttcaaatcTAGGAGATcaagaatagagaacccagaaataaacacacatgcttatggtcagttaatcttcaacaaaggaggcaagaatatatgatggagaaaagacagtctcttcagcaagtggtgttgggaaagttggacagccGCAtgcaaatcagtgaagttagaaaaTTCCCCCacaccaaacacaaaaacaaactcaaaatggcttaaaggtttaaacataagacaagacactatacaccttctagaagaaaacaggcacaacttttttttaacataaagcttagcaatgttctcctagggcagtctacccaagcaatagaaataaaagcaaaaataaatgggaccaaattaaatttataagcttttgcacagcaaaggaaaccataaacaaaacaaaaagacaacctaaagaatgggagaaaatatttgcaaatgatgagactgataagggcttaatttccaggatatataaacagcacatacaacttaataagaaaaaaacagacaacccaatccaaaaatgggcagaagacctaaacaagcaattctccaaagaagacatacaaatggtcaacaggcacatgaaaaaatgctcaatattgctaattatcagagaaatgcaaatcaaaaatgaggtatcaccataattcaaaattcaaaatggccataattcaaaagtccacaaatgataaatggtggagaggctgtggagaaaagggaaccctcttacactgctcatgggaatgtagtttggtgtagccactatggaaaacagtatggagattcctcaaaatactaaaaatagacttaccgtatgatccagcaatcccactcctgggcatcgaTCAGGAGGgaaccttaattaaaaaagatacatgcaccccaatattcacagcagcactatttacaatagccaagacatggaaacaacctaaatgtccatcaaaagatgactggataaagaagttgtagtatatttatacagtggaatactactcagccataaaaaataacaaaataatgccatttggagcaacatggagggaactggagaatgtcattctaaatgaagtaagccagaaagagaaagaaaaataccatatggtattactcatatgaggaatcttaaaaaaaaaaaaagacaaatgaaattttttaaaaaacagaaacagactcacagacataaaaaacaaacttatggttatgggggtgaggggggaggaaggggtaaattggcagttcgagatttgcagatactaactactatacataaaatagatgaacaagaagTTTATACAAGTTATActgcataacacagggaactatattcagtatcttgtactaatgtatggtgaaaaagaaagtgaaaaaaaatgtatgtacgttcatatatgactgaagtattgtgctgtacgccagaaattgacacaacactgtaaactgactacacttcaataaaaatattttttaaaaatggtaagaaAGAAACTTCCTAAATTTCCCTTGTTTCAGTTTAACTTATGTCTTGTTGTTTTCATCTTAGAACAAAAGACATGCTGGTCCCCTTCTCTTGAATATGGCATCATCAGATATTAATGGTTTGCTTTCTCTGTCATTCTATTCAGCCTGGATGATTCTAGATCCTCTCACTTTTCTTCTTCTAGACCTTATGGAATTTGACCTCCTGCCTGATCTCTGGAACTGGTACTGGCCCTACCACAGCCTTAACCTAGGGACCTAAAAAAGTGTGAGACCAAAAGCCAGCAAGCCACCTCAGGCCCACTTCTAAACAAGGATACAGCCAGTTAATTGATGGCTAGTTGCTTTAAAGTTCATATGATGAGAACTCTGGTAGCTATGAAGAGTGAGATATTCTAGCGGCTTTGGAGGAATCCCAATAAGCCCTCTGTCATCACAACTGACACCTGCTATTTGTCCAAGTGAGTCTCTTGGTGGCCCAAGAGTCACTCGGAATATGGGGTTTGGGAGGAGGTGGCtatcaattagaagaaaaaagttgACTACTTAGTTTTCAAGACAAAAAGGTGATACAAAGAGTCTCACTCGGGTGCCTCTAATACAACAAGATAACCGTTCTCTTTCTAGGGTTTCATgacctgaaatattttatttcaattaacttaaaatttcaTGCATTGCTTTGGTTCAAATTAACTCAGGGAATTTAAAAGACGAAACTGATTCAGTTTCCTGGtgagtaaaaaattttaaatctagttTTATAGGGTGGAGTGGCAAAGTAGTGGTTTTAGGTTCATCTGTTTGATTCTAGACACTGCTTCCAGCCCCTGCTACAGAACCACACTGAGAAGGGAACCCCTGGAATTTACTTACACTCTCGTAGTCAACAGAATTTTTCTGCAGCTTAAGAGGTAGGCAAGAGCATTTGACAATGAGGAACCTTTCAGAGATTTGCTGAAGGACTTAAAGAATGATCTACCCGAAATATACACCCTGGAGTATGCACAATtgtatgattccttttttttttttttctttttcctgggctCAAAGAATCAGATCTACCATTACTTGCTGTGTCATTGGGTAAATCACTACACAAGCCTCCGtttcttatctacaaaatgggCCGAATATGCCATATGAGGCTGCTTTGAGAAATAGAGATttaagagatcctgggttcactATTAGTTTTGTGTGAAGCTTTTTGATAAGGATCCAAAAGGGACACGAGaatttctgcctcctccctcagggTCAGCATCTTAAagtgctccctccttccccccaacaCCCATCTCCCACACCACACTCCCGTTCCTTGAATTTCTGCGTCAGAACATTGCTCCAGTCCAGACTCTACCGCGATGTGATGCGACGTCGGTCAATTCCAAACCTCTGGATCTCGATCGCCACCCACCGTCGGCCCTGACCTTAACAACATGGCTGCCGGAAGCGGCttgcaggaagaagaaaggcgTGGCATTGGAGGGTCACTTCCGCTTCCGTCGGCGtaatctctttcatttcttgtgCTACCGTGACTAAGATGGAAGCGTTTTTGGAATCACGGTCCGGGCTGTGGGCCGGGGGTCCGGTCCCCGGGCAGTTTTACCGCATTCCTCCCACTCCCGGTTCCTCTGTGGACCCGGCTTCCGCGCTCTACGGTGGTCCGATTACGCGCACTCAGTAAGCTCTCGGCGCCTTAGCCTCGCAGCGGGGAGGGGCCGTGGGGCCTGGTGCGGCCGGCCAGTTCTGGGAGCCGTGGAAGGCGAGGTGGGGTCCCCGGCGCACACGAACGGCGGGGGAGTTCGGGGAGCAGGGTCCCGGAGAATGAAAGGAGCCATGGAAAGTCAGAAGCACAGGAAGTGGGCTCTGATTCTTCCCCTCCGCCGCCGCTCGCtagacctctctctctctctccaggaacCCCATGGTGACCGGGACCTCGGTCCTGGGCGTAAAGTTTGAGGGCGGAGTTGTGATTGCTGCAGACATGCTGGGCTCTTACGGTTCCTTGGCTCGTTTCCGCAACATCTCTCGTATTATGCGAGTCAACAACAGCACCATGTTGGGTGCTTCCGGAGACTATGCTGATTTCCAATATTTGAAGCAAGTTCTCGGCCAAATGGTGTAAGTCATCTAGAGAATAAGCAGTTCCCAAGTGGGGAGGGGAATCCACGGTTTTTCATCCCCTCAAGAAGTTGTAGGGTGGAGGAACTTGAGGCTGCAGCAGAGGACAGGGAGACTTGTTGGGGGTGGAAGATGtcagaatatttgcaaataaacaGTTTCTTTAAGTGGGTTTAAATGGAGGAGATTATGGTAACGTCTTTTGGAGGTGGTTGGAAATCCCGGCTTCCGTTTCCTCCCTTTTCTCACAACCAGTTCTTTTTAAGGATTGATGAGGAGCTGTTGGGAGATGGACACAGCTATAGCCCTAAAGCTATTCATTCATGGCTGACCAGGGCCATGTACAGCCGCCGCTCCAAGATGAACCCCCTGTGGAACACCATGGTCATCGGAGGCTATGCTGATGGAGAGAGGTTGATTTGAATGCAAATAACTTATTTCCTTGACCACCCAACCTCTAGTGCCTGTGTAGTGTCTCTCTTGCCCCTGAGTGAATCCCACTTGTAACTCAGACCCCATGGTCCCATCCTTCAGCTAAGGTACAGAAGCCTAAGGTGAAATCAGTTCTTTGACTTACTGTGTCCTGTTAGCTTCCTGGGTTACGTGGACATGCTTGGTGTAGCCTATGAAGCCCCTTCGCTGGCCACTGGTTATGGTGCATACTTGGCTCAGGTAAGTAGTCACTTGAGGGATGAGGAATGGGAGACAACAGAAGGCATTGGGGGTTAGTGGTTGTCTGCTTGTTTTACTCTTGAAATTCTGACATGAGGAATAGGCTAGAATCCCTACTGCTGGGCAGATGGTTTTCTTTGTGGTCCAGGAGTACAGTGTATATGTGCAAAGAGAGGACACCCTAGAATTTTCCCTTCAAGTGGGTTTTAGCACAAGTAAGCAGAGTTCATTCTGGTGAGGCAGTAGGTGGAATGTCCCCTTTTCACTCATTTATGATTCTTTTTACATTGTGGATTTGTGACAAATTGCCTGGTATCTTCCATATTTTTCCCCCTAATCTCCCTAGCCTCTGCTGCGAGAGGTTTTGGAGAGGCAGCCAGTGCTGAGCCAGACTGAGGCCCGAGACCTTGTGGAACGCTGCATGCGAGTGCTGTACTATCGAGATGCCCGTTCTTATAACCGGGTGAGCAGAAGTGTGAATAAAAGTGATGGGGATCTGACTGGTTCTGGATACTTGCAGTCCTTGAGTCCCTATGCTTTGAAGAAGAGAGTGCCTCGTTTCTGCGTGTCCTGTTTTCATTCTCCACTTGACCTTTGACCAGGCCCCAGGGACTTCTCACATGTAGGGTTGGCATTTTCATTGAGAGCTCtgctttctttcagtttcaaatcGCCACTGTAACCGAAAAAGGTGTTGAAATAGAGGGACCCCTGTCTGCAGAGACCAACTGGGATATTGCCCACATGATCAGGTgattgaaattaaaattacagtAGAAAAAATAGTTGGTAGAAAAGTTGGGAGACCCTTTACTTGCACTAAGCTTGGTTTTTCTGGAGGTCTCAACCAAAAAATTCTCTGGGTGGCGAGGTTTGGGTTGAGTATAGAGCTGTTTTCAGGAATTGATTCCTCACCCTGTGGCTTCACAATTTTAgtatgttctctttctttttagtgGTTTTGAATGAAATACAGATGCATTATCCAGAACTGAAGTTGTACCCTTCTAACTTTGAACTTGGCTGGTTCAGAGGtattcttttgtaaaataaatcagTCCTttgaaacacttgctgagtgGTTGTGTTGTTTGCCTAGGTCACACCAAGAGCAAAACTGCTAAGTACTGCTAtatgccatttcccaccctggGCAGAGAACCCTTTGGTTCTTAGTGTATATAGAATGTGCTGTCAGTACAGAAGACCCACTATTGTCTTCATTTGGGTCTGTCCTGAAGGCTGCTTTGTATGGAAGTTGGGCTTGATCTTTGTGTGAGAACATTAATTAGCTTttgtatttaacatttttcttcagtattttcacCTTTGCACTAGATTCTAAAATACACTTTCTGGTTAATATTGGCAGCAAATATGATTTTAgttaaaacatttcaaagaaatgtaaCATCTAGTAGAGTTGCTATGTATAAGGTTACCAAGCTGGAACTGAAAGCCTTAATCCCTCACCCATCCAACCTCTTCACCCTTCATGGGGAATACTAAGTAATTTTGACATTTAACCTAAATGTTTATTGTCCAAATCTTGTGCTAAATTTCTAGCACTGTATTCTACTAATACCTCTTACAAGTATTTTATGTTCATTAAGAAGTCCTAGGTGTAGCCATGAGTCAAGTCTTCTGGGGTCATTAGCCAGTTCCATCCTCGGGATGGTGTTAAactcaagtttaaaaaaacaccctgggtgattctgatacataccctttttaaacctttttaagAA carries:
- the PSMB4 gene encoding proteasome subunit beta type-4, which translates into the protein MEAFLESRSGLWAGGPVPGQFYRIPPTPGSSVDPASALYGGPITRTQNPMVTGTSVLGVKFEGGVVIAADMLGSYGSLARFRNISRIMRVNNSTMLGASGDYADFQYLKQVLGQMVIDEELLGDGHSYSPKAIHSWLTRAMYSRRSKMNPLWNTMVIGGYADGESFLGYVDMLGVAYEAPSLATGYGAYLAQPLLREVLERQPVLSQTEARDLVERCMRVLYYRDARSYNRFQIATVTEKGVEIEGPLSAETNWDIAHMISGFE